Proteins encoded by one window of Salmonirosea aquatica:
- a CDS encoding Kelch repeat-containing protein, translating into MKHLSDKKWLTGLAALAISISIATAQNWQAAEPLNLPTQRHESAMTEANGKLYLLGGRGVKPIDVYDPKKDTWTTKAMAPLEMSHFQAISYKGEVYVVGAFTGSYPHETPIPAMYIYNPERDEWRKGPEVPTDRLRGSAGAFVHNDKIYVVCGIQDGHWDGQVAWFDEFDPKTNTWRKLPDAPRPRDHVSVAMVGDKLYVAGGRLSTAKINQVLNRTIPEVDVYDFKTNAWTTLPADQNLPTLRAGNMAVAHGNKVLIIGGESDKQVPAHSEVEAYNPKTEKWEKMPMLIQGRHGTGAVAMNGKVYVVAGSANRGGGPELNSMEILVK; encoded by the coding sequence ATGAAACATCTCTCAGATAAAAAATGGCTGACTGGCCTGGCTGCGCTGGCCATCAGTATTTCGATAGCCACGGCACAGAACTGGCAAGCCGCCGAACCACTCAATTTGCCTACCCAACGGCACGAAAGTGCCATGACCGAGGCTAATGGAAAACTATATCTACTTGGGGGTCGGGGCGTAAAGCCCATCGATGTGTACGATCCCAAAAAGGATACCTGGACTACCAAAGCCATGGCTCCTCTTGAAATGAGCCACTTTCAGGCGATCAGCTATAAAGGTGAAGTGTACGTGGTCGGGGCTTTCACGGGCAGCTACCCCCACGAAACACCCATTCCGGCGATGTACATTTATAATCCCGAGCGCGACGAATGGCGCAAAGGGCCGGAGGTACCTACAGATCGCCTGCGCGGTTCCGCCGGGGCTTTTGTACATAATGACAAGATCTACGTCGTGTGCGGGATTCAGGACGGGCACTGGGATGGACAGGTAGCGTGGTTCGATGAATTTGATCCCAAAACCAATACCTGGCGCAAACTACCCGACGCCCCCCGTCCGCGCGACCACGTGTCGGTGGCAATGGTAGGCGATAAATTATACGTAGCGGGGGGACGGCTTTCAACGGCCAAAATCAATCAGGTCCTCAACCGTACCATCCCCGAGGTGGACGTATATGATTTCAAAACCAACGCATGGACCACTCTGCCCGCAGACCAGAACCTACCTACCCTCCGGGCCGGCAACATGGCCGTGGCGCATGGCAATAAAGTGCTGATTATTGGTGGCGAAAGCGACAAGCAGGTACCCGCCCACAGTGAGGTGGAAGCCTATAATCCCAAAACCGAAAAGTGGGAGAAAATGCCGATGCTGATTCAGGGGCGGCACGGTACGGGGGCCGTAGCGATGAACGGCAAGGTGTACGTCGTGGCCGGTTCGGCCAATCGCGGCGGCGGACCGGAGCTGAATTCGATGGAGATTTTGGTGAAGTAG